The following are encoded in a window of Sinomonas cyclohexanicum genomic DNA:
- the rdgB gene encoding RdgB/HAM1 family non-canonical purine NTP pyrophosphatase has product MYDGDHSPSSGPRLVLATHNRGKLVELRDLLRGQVPGLDVDSQVVDAGAVGAPDVLEDGVTFAENALKKARAVAEATGLPAIADDSGLSVDVLGGAPGIFSARWAGRHGDDRANLELLLAQLADVREEHRQAAFVCAAALVVPGPAEAGSESVELGRMRGTLLREPRGAGGFGYDPILRPEGLSASVAELTREEKNAISHRGRAFRALLPAIVEALRR; this is encoded by the coding sequence ATGTATGACGGCGACCACTCGCCGTCGTCCGGGCCCAGACTGGTGCTCGCGACGCACAACCGGGGAAAGCTCGTGGAACTGCGGGATCTCCTGCGCGGCCAGGTGCCCGGCCTCGACGTGGACTCCCAGGTGGTGGACGCGGGGGCCGTGGGGGCGCCGGACGTGCTCGAGGACGGGGTGACGTTCGCCGAGAACGCGCTCAAGAAGGCGCGGGCGGTCGCTGAGGCCACGGGCCTGCCGGCGATCGCGGACGACTCGGGGCTCTCGGTGGACGTGCTGGGCGGTGCTCCCGGCATCTTCTCTGCGCGCTGGGCAGGCCGGCACGGCGACGACCGGGCGAATCTGGAGCTGCTCCTCGCGCAGCTCGCGGACGTCAGGGAGGAGCATCGTCAGGCCGCGTTCGTGTGCGCGGCGGCGCTCGTAGTGCCGGGTCCCGCCGAGGCGGGGAGCGAGTCCGTGGAACTCGGGCGGATGCGCGGGACCCTGCTGCGTGAGCCGCGCGGGGCGGGCGGATTCGGGTACGACCCGATCCTGCGGCCCGAGGGCCTCTCGGCCAGCGTCGCCGAGCTCACGCGCGAGGAGAAGAACGCGATCAGCCACCGGGGCCGCGCGTTCCGCGCCCTGCTGCCCGCGATCGTCGAGGCACTGCGCCGCTGA